The proteins below come from a single Holdemania massiliensis genomic window:
- a CDS encoding ABC transporter substrate-binding protein — MKTMKKVFMGAAALMMAVSMAGCGNSGSGNGSATTPDAGGSTGSDAAGAVKIGLHYELTGEVADYGKAELNGSLLAIKQANAAAGSEKYGYVKYDNKSDPTEAVTLAAQLASDGVAGVVGPATSGASAASYQILNDAKIPVLSPSATQNNVTLTDPDKIDSAPYDYVYRVCFEDSYQGAAMAQYAYDTLGKTKAVIYGDSTTDYAKGLTEAFEKQFTKLGGTIVAKENYVSKDTDFSSVLTKIKGLDFDVLYIPGYYNEAGLIIKQARDMGIDQAVVGSDGFDSVTLVELGGAENLNDVYFTTAYTTVGASAELQAFIDAYKAEYNEEPNMFAALAYDATNVLIQAIEEAGSSEGAAVQAALAKISFNGVTGSFTFDATHTPIKPVLVVNLVDGVQTDAVAVTPQLD, encoded by the coding sequence ATGAAAACAATGAAGAAAGTATTCATGGGCGCTGCTGCTCTGATGATGGCAGTTTCCATGGCTGGATGCGGGAATTCCGGTTCAGGAAATGGTTCAGCAACAACCCCGGATGCTGGGGGCAGCACAGGATCAGATGCAGCGGGGGCTGTGAAGATCGGTCTGCATTATGAACTGACGGGCGAAGTCGCAGATTATGGCAAAGCTGAGTTGAATGGCTCGCTGCTGGCCATCAAACAGGCGAATGCCGCTGCCGGCAGTGAAAAATATGGTTATGTTAAATATGATAATAAGTCCGATCCTACTGAAGCCGTCACTTTGGCAGCTCAGCTGGCCTCGGATGGAGTAGCCGGCGTAGTCGGCCCGGCCACATCGGGTGCAAGCGCTGCTTCGTATCAGATTTTAAACGATGCGAAAATTCCTGTCTTATCACCATCCGCGACACAGAACAATGTAACGCTGACAGATCCGGATAAGATTGACAGCGCTCCATACGATTATGTCTATCGTGTCTGCTTTGAAGATTCATATCAGGGCGCGGCCATGGCGCAGTATGCTTACGATACATTGGGCAAGACCAAAGCGGTGATCTATGGCGATTCCACAACCGATTATGCCAAGGGTCTGACGGAAGCCTTTGAAAAGCAGTTTACCAAGCTGGGCGGCACGATTGTTGCAAAAGAAAATTATGTAAGCAAGGATACGGATTTCTCCTCTGTCTTAACGAAGATCAAGGGTTTGGATTTTGATGTCCTGTATATCCCTGGCTATTATAATGAAGCTGGCCTGATCATCAAGCAGGCGCGGGATATGGGGATTGATCAGGCGGTTGTTGGTTCTGACGGCTTTGATTCCGTTACCCTGGTTGAGCTGGGCGGCGCTGAGAATCTGAATGATGTTTACTTCACGACGGCGTACACAACGGTTGGCGCTTCGGCGGAGCTGCAGGCCTTCATCGATGCTTACAAAGCAGAATACAATGAAGAACCGAATATGTTTGCGGCTTTGGCTTACGATGCAACTAACGTTTTGATTCAGGCGATTGAAGAAGCCGGTTCGTCAGAGGGCGCAGCGGTTCAGGCGGCTTTGGCCAAGATCAGCTTCAACGGTGTTACGGGTTCATTTACCTTTGATGCGACGCATACGCCGATCAAGCCGGTGCTGGTCGTCAATCTGGTTGATGGTGTCCAGACGGATGCGGTTGCGGTCACTCCGCAGCTGGACTAA
- a CDS encoding branched-chain amino acid ABC transporter permease, producing MTQFLQQLINGLSLGSIYALIALGYTMVYGIIKLINFAHGDIYMLGAYIGFICTAQLGMGFFSALITAMALCALIGVVIERIAYKPLRNATRITALITAIGVSYFLEASTQKVMGTGVKTFPQVLANQKIMLGGVMITTQQIAIFVITIVLMLLLQYIVRKTKVGRAMRAVSVDADAARLMGVNVDMTISYTFAIGSALAGAAGVLVGLYYNSINPLMGMLPGVKAFIAAVFGGIGIIPGAMFGGFFIGIVETLVSGYGSSLYKDAVVYIILIIILVVKPAGLLGKNVKEKV from the coding sequence ATGACCCAGTTTTTGCAGCAGCTGATCAACGGATTGTCGCTGGGGAGCATCTATGCCCTGATCGCGCTGGGATACACGATGGTGTACGGCATCATCAAACTGATCAACTTTGCCCATGGGGATATTTATATGCTGGGGGCGTATATTGGATTTATCTGTACTGCACAGTTAGGCATGGGCTTTTTTTCCGCGCTGATCACAGCGATGGCCCTGTGTGCTTTGATCGGCGTTGTGATTGAGCGGATCGCGTATAAGCCGCTGCGCAATGCCACCCGGATCACCGCGCTGATCACGGCGATCGGCGTCAGCTATTTCTTAGAAGCCAGTACCCAGAAAGTCATGGGAACCGGCGTCAAAACCTTTCCGCAGGTGCTGGCGAATCAGAAAATCATGCTTGGCGGCGTCATGATCACAACCCAACAGATCGCGATCTTTGTGATTACGATTGTCTTGATGCTTTTGCTTCAATATATTGTCCGCAAGACCAAGGTCGGCCGGGCAATGCGGGCGGTCTCGGTCGATGCCGATGCGGCGCGCTTAATGGGCGTCAATGTCGATATGACGATCTCCTATACGTTTGCGATCGGCTCCGCGTTAGCTGGTGCGGCCGGGGTCTTAGTCGGCCTGTATTATAATTCCATCAACCCGCTGATGGGCATGCTTCCAGGCGTAAAGGCGTTTATCGCTGCGGTTTTCGGCGGCATCGGGATTATTCCCGGCGCAATGTTCGGCGGCTTCTTCATCGGCATCGTCGAAACACTGGTCAGCGGCTATGGCAGTTCGCTGTATAAGGACGCTGTCGTTTACATCATTCTGATCATCATTCTGGTGGTTAAACCGGCAGGCTTGCTGGGGAAAAACGTAAAGGAAAAGGTGTAG
- a CDS encoding GGDEF domain-containing protein: protein MSGKIDNPSTVGRVYQQIIVLGMLVHMLYIALGGWLQVTLLVYYNVFSTVFYMIMSLLVYYSRYRLAVTLIHLEVGVFVTVSTVTLGWEAGMPMYLIAMASLVYIRPYRRSAVPYLFSILEIILFFSLKLGGSWVEASVELPAIVINSIYLFNSLASFLIILISSAIFNVSSSLIQGRLQRRNEELQEAASVDGLTGALSRYGLNDQLASLQGRSICVALGDLDDFKLVNDTYGHICGDYVLATASRLMRESEETLVCRWGGEEFLLVFADDNLTQAQQKLQVIAESIRSYPFSYDGYQIHVTMTFGLTCGLLDKDIENLVKLADERMYRGKRQGKDQIVAE, encoded by the coding sequence GTGAGCGGAAAAATAGATAATCCAAGTACCGTCGGCCGTGTCTATCAACAGATTATCGTTCTCGGCATGCTTGTGCACATGCTTTATATTGCCCTAGGCGGCTGGCTGCAGGTCACGCTGTTAGTTTATTATAATGTTTTCAGCACCGTCTTTTATATGATCATGTCGCTGTTAGTCTACTATAGCCGCTATCGGTTAGCGGTTACATTGATTCATCTGGAAGTCGGAGTGTTTGTAACAGTCAGTACGGTCACGTTGGGCTGGGAAGCCGGAATGCCGATGTATTTGATCGCCATGGCCTCTCTGGTGTATATCCGGCCATATCGCCGCAGTGCGGTTCCCTATCTGTTTTCTATCCTGGAGATCATTCTGTTTTTCAGTTTGAAATTGGGAGGCAGCTGGGTTGAGGCAAGCGTGGAGCTTCCTGCCATTGTAATCAACAGTATCTATCTGTTCAACTCCCTAGCTAGTTTTCTGATCATTTTGATTTCTTCAGCGATTTTCAACGTTTCCTCTTCTTTAATTCAGGGACGGCTGCAGCGCCGCAATGAAGAGCTGCAGGAAGCTGCTTCCGTGGATGGTTTAACCGGTGCGCTCAGCCGTTACGGGCTGAACGATCAGTTAGCTTCACTCCAGGGAAGATCAATCTGCGTTGCCCTAGGAGATTTGGATGATTTTAAACTGGTCAACGATACATATGGACATATCTGCGGGGATTACGTGCTGGCAACGGCATCCCGACTGATGCGGGAAAGTGAAGAAACACTGGTCTGCCGCTGGGGCGGGGAAGAATTTCTGCTTGTGTTTGCGGATGACAACCTGACGCAGGCTCAGCAAAAGCTTCAGGTCATCGCCGAAAGCATCCGCAGCTATCCGTTTTCCTATGACGGCTATCAGATCCACGTTACGATGACGTTTGGCTTAACCTGCGGTCTGTTGGATAAGGACATTGAGAATCTGGTCAAACTGGCAGACGAACGAATGTACCGCGGCAAACGGCAGGGAAAAGATCAGATCGTTGCGGAATAG
- a CDS encoding branched-chain amino acid ABC transporter permease, with amino-acid sequence MKNLLNKKNACWLLLIAGSYGLISLLISAGVVNNVYLTVLMTIGINIILAISLNLIIGVTGQFSLGHAGFMIIGAYCAGVAVKQISASLGGIFIGMLIGIVISGLVALIVAIPTLRLRGDYLAIATLGFGEIIRIVILNMKITNGAAGLILPKLVDWRIIFAAVVICTVIIINFCRSAQGRACISVREDEIAAEAMGINTTKYKIMAFVLGAMIASVAGALYAGAFYVIKPEMFTFNKSIDILVLVVFGGMGSFTGSFIAAGVIGVLNTVLQQFSDIRMILYGLMLVGIMIFRPSGLLGTKEFTFSALFNRFSRRKEVRE; translated from the coding sequence ATGAAGAATCTGTTGAATAAAAAGAATGCCTGCTGGCTGCTTCTGATTGCGGGCAGCTATGGTTTGATCTCCTTGTTAATCAGTGCCGGTGTGGTCAATAATGTCTATCTGACCGTGCTGATGACCATCGGCATCAACATCATTCTGGCAATCAGTCTGAATTTAATCATCGGGGTGACCGGTCAGTTTTCGCTGGGGCATGCTGGATTTATGATCATCGGGGCCTACTGCGCCGGGGTTGCCGTGAAACAAATCTCCGCGAGTTTAGGCGGAATTTTCATCGGCATGCTGATCGGAATCGTGATCAGCGGACTGGTCGCGCTCATCGTGGCAATTCCAACGCTGCGGCTGCGCGGGGATTATCTGGCCATCGCAACGCTCGGTTTTGGCGAGATTATCCGAATTGTAATTCTGAATATGAAAATCACCAACGGCGCGGCCGGCTTGATTCTGCCGAAGCTGGTCGACTGGCGAATCATTTTTGCGGCAGTCGTCATCTGTACGGTGATTATTATCAATTTTTGCCGGTCAGCTCAGGGGCGAGCCTGCATCTCCGTGCGTGAAGATGAAATCGCCGCCGAAGCGATGGGCATCAATACGACTAAGTATAAAATCATGGCGTTTGTCTTAGGGGCGATGATTGCCAGCGTAGCCGGAGCGTTGTATGCCGGTGCGTTCTATGTCATTAAGCCGGAGATGTTTACGTTTAATAAATCCATTGATATCCTTGTCCTGGTCGTCTTTGGCGGCATGGGCAGCTTTACCGGCTCCTTTATCGCTGCTGGGGTGATCGGCGTGCTGAACACAGTCCTGCAGCAGTTTTCCGATATTCGGATGATCCTGTATGGCTTAATGCTGGTCGGAATTATGATTTTCCGTCCAAGCGGCTTGTTGGGAACGAAGGAATTCACCTTTTCCGCTCTGTTTAACCGGTTCAGCCGGCGAAAGGAGGTGCGCGAATGA
- a CDS encoding ABC transporter ATP-binding protein: MTVLKVSSLTKNFGGLAAVSNVNLEIEERELIGLIGPNGAGKTTLFNLLTGVYEPSEGKIELNVDGQMKSIGGLKPYVITGLGLARTFQNIRLFKNMTVLDNVKLAMNKSVRYSALAAVLRLPSYYREEQRILNEAMELLEVVGLAEKKQVLAKNLPYGQQRKLEIARALAAKPKILFLDEPAAGMNPQETTELTELIHQIKEQFNLTVVLIEHDMSLVMKICERIYVLDYGKCIAHGTPEAIKNNRRVIEAYLGED; this comes from the coding sequence ATGACCGTATTAAAGGTAAGCAGTCTGACAAAAAACTTCGGTGGTCTGGCCGCGGTCTCCAACGTCAATTTGGAAATTGAGGAACGCGAACTGATCGGGCTGATCGGGCCGAACGGTGCGGGCAAAACGACGCTGTTTAATCTGTTGACCGGCGTGTACGAGCCCAGCGAGGGCAAAATCGAACTGAACGTAGACGGTCAGATGAAAAGCATCGGCGGATTGAAGCCGTATGTGATCACTGGCTTGGGGCTGGCACGGACATTCCAGAATATTCGGTTGTTTAAGAATATGACGGTGCTGGACAATGTCAAACTGGCGATGAACAAATCGGTCCGGTATTCCGCACTGGCGGCGGTGCTGCGGCTGCCTTCGTATTACCGCGAAGAACAGCGCATTCTGAATGAAGCCATGGAACTGTTGGAAGTGGTCGGCCTGGCTGAGAAAAAGCAGGTGCTGGCTAAAAATCTGCCGTATGGACAGCAGCGCAAGCTGGAAATTGCCCGGGCTTTGGCCGCCAAACCGAAGATTTTATTCCTCGATGAACCGGCAGCCGGCATGAATCCGCAGGAAACTACCGAACTGACCGAGCTGATCCATCAGATTAAGGAACAATTCAATTTAACTGTGGTTTTGATTGAACATGATATGTCGCTAGTTATGAAGATCTGCGAGCGGATTTACGTCCTGGATTATGGGAAGTGCATTGCGCATGGAACACCGGAAGCAATCAAAAATAATCGCCGTGTCATCGAAGCGTATCTGGGGGAGGATTAA
- a CDS encoding ABC transporter ATP-binding protein, which produces MLKITDLSVHYGVIQALKGVSLEVQEKEIVALIGANGAGKTTLLHAISGLLKKSGGEIEFLGQPMTKKNARDIVKAGITQVPEGRRIFPDMSVAENLQMGAYLRKDKAEIERDLESVYQRFPRLAERKKQLAGTLSGGEQQMLAMGRALMAKPKLLLLDEPSMGLSPLLVKEIFSIIQDINAQGTTVLLVEQNAKMALGIADRAYVLETGSVVLSGTGAELAASEDIKKAYLGG; this is translated from the coding sequence ATGCTGAAAATAACCGATTTAAGTGTCCATTACGGTGTTATTCAAGCCTTAAAAGGCGTATCCCTGGAAGTGCAGGAAAAGGAAATCGTTGCGCTGATCGGCGCCAATGGAGCTGGGAAAACAACGCTGCTGCATGCGATCAGCGGCCTGCTGAAAAAAAGCGGCGGCGAGATTGAATTTCTGGGGCAGCCGATGACAAAGAAAAATGCCCGGGATATCGTAAAAGCCGGGATTACACAGGTACCGGAAGGAAGAAGAATTTTCCCGGATATGAGTGTTGCCGAAAACCTGCAGATGGGGGCGTATCTGCGCAAGGATAAAGCCGAAATTGAAAGGGATCTGGAAAGTGTGTATCAGCGCTTTCCGCGGCTGGCAGAGCGCAAGAAACAGCTGGCCGGGACGTTGTCCGGCGGTGAGCAGCAGATGTTGGCGATGGGCCGGGCTTTGATGGCCAAACCGAAGCTGCTGCTTCTGGATGAGCCGAGCATGGGCCTGTCCCCGCTTCTGGTCAAGGAAATCTTTTCGATCATTCAGGATATCAATGCCCAGGGAACGACGGTACTGCTGGTTGAACAAAACGCGAAGATGGCGCTGGGGATTGCCGATCGGGCTTATGTGCTGGAGACCGGCAGTGTTGTGTTAAGCGGCACCGGAGCGGAACTGGCAGCCAGTGAAGACATTAAGAAAGCCTATTTAGGAGGATAA
- a CDS encoding zinc-ribbon domain-containing protein produces MLIMIGAGSGHRKKAYLGVRICPHCGKLSHFYLMEQAQQVSLFFVPVVRWGKHWGIACSRCKAGFEIEETEKDFCLKQAQWMPSEKQMNEMIEYIGVQLQASGALDDETLRERVRLRFDFHVDDRSFEEIVKALRQAAQRENQFRQFY; encoded by the coding sequence ATGTTGATCATGATCGGTGCCGGTTCTGGGCATCGCAAAAAAGCTTATTTGGGAGTTCGGATTTGTCCGCACTGCGGGAAATTAAGTCACTTTTACCTGATGGAACAAGCACAGCAGGTTTCATTGTTTTTTGTCCCAGTTGTGCGCTGGGGCAAACATTGGGGAATCGCCTGTTCACGCTGCAAAGCAGGTTTTGAAATCGAAGAAACGGAAAAGGATTTTTGTCTGAAGCAGGCGCAGTGGATGCCGAGCGAAAAGCAGATGAACGAAATGATCGAATACATCGGCGTACAGCTTCAGGCAAGCGGAGCGTTGGATGACGAAACGCTGCGCGAGCGGGTCCGTCTGCGCTTTGATTTTCATGTCGATGATCGTTCTTTTGAGGAAATCGTCAAGGCCTTAAGGCAGGCAGCCCAGCGGGAAAATCAGTTCCGGCAGTTTTATTAA
- a CDS encoding DNA-3-methyladenine glycosylase I: MKQRCRWAECGSLQLKAYHDEEWGKPIRGDRELFELLILESFHTGLSWQIVLHKREAFRSAMDHFDPNLIANYDAAKVDSLMQNPQLIRHRGKIQAAIVNARSFLAIQQEYGSFLAFIQTVMPQEVVKLQDIPRATTVWSDDLARKLKQKGMRFLGSVTVEAFLEAAGFLDGHEPACFCAAQVQSQR; encoded by the coding sequence ATGAAACAACGCTGTCGTTGGGCTGAATGCGGATCGCTGCAGCTGAAGGCCTATCATGATGAAGAATGGGGAAAACCGATTCGCGGGGATCGGGAATTGTTTGAATTATTGATTCTGGAATCTTTCCATACCGGATTGTCCTGGCAGATTGTGCTGCATAAACGGGAGGCGTTTCGATCCGCGATGGATCATTTCGATCCGAATTTAATAGCGAACTATGATGCTGCAAAGGTAGATTCGCTCATGCAGAATCCGCAGCTGATCCGTCATCGCGGAAAGATCCAGGCCGCGATTGTCAATGCCCGCAGCTTTCTTGCCATCCAGCAGGAATACGGATCATTTTTGGCTTTCATTCAAACGGTTATGCCGCAGGAAGTAGTGAAGCTGCAGGACATTCCCCGGGCCACGACTGTCTGGTCGGATGATCTGGCTCGAAAACTGAAACAAAAAGGGATGCGTTTCCTCGGCTCGGTCACAGTCGAAGCCTTTCTGGAAGCCGCCGGTTTTCTTGATGGTCATGAGCCGGCTTGTTTCTGTGCAGCTCAAGTTCAGTCTCAAAGGTAG
- a CDS encoding CBS and ACT domain-containing protein — protein sequence MLVKDRMTANPYCISKDTSISAALDLMAERDFHRIPVVAGQNLVGLVTEGTIAENTPSKATSLSVYELNYLLAKSTVESVMIKDVVTIHPDALLEEAAVLMRQHDIGCLVVTEGSKVVGIITQNDIFEAFIDLLGYYEEGSRYVIPVEDKPGILADLTGLFFGEKAQITNLAVYRKAEQTDVVIRARGVEPQVMQKLLKDHGYTVASLITRAD from the coding sequence ATGTTGGTGAAAGATCGCATGACCGCGAATCCTTACTGCATCAGTAAGGATACCTCAATCAGTGCGGCACTGGATTTGATGGCGGAACGGGATTTCCATCGAATTCCGGTGGTTGCCGGACAAAATCTGGTCGGATTGGTAACCGAAGGCACGATTGCCGAGAACACACCGAGCAAGGCCACCAGTCTTTCGGTGTACGAGCTTAATTATCTGTTAGCCAAGAGCACCGTGGAATCGGTCATGATCAAGGACGTCGTAACGATTCATCCCGATGCCTTGCTGGAAGAAGCGGCGGTGCTGATGCGTCAGCATGATATCGGATGTCTGGTTGTCACGGAAGGGTCCAAAGTTGTCGGCATTATCACACAGAATGATATCTTTGAAGCTTTTATTGATCTTTTAGGCTATTATGAAGAAGGCAGCCGATATGTGATTCCTGTCGAAGATAAGCCGGGAATTCTGGCGGATCTGACAGGGCTGTTCTTCGGTGAAAAAGCTCAGATTACCAATCTGGCGGTTTATCGAAAAGCAGAACAGACCGATGTTGTCATCCGAGCCCGCGGTGTTGAGCCGCAGGTGATGCAGAAGTTATTGAAGGATCATGGCTATACCGTGGCTTCTCTGATTACGCGTGCAGACTGA
- a CDS encoding replication-associated recombination protein A, which translates to MEQKSLFDDRDLNSPLASRLRPKVLEEVAGQKHLLGEGKILRQLIEQDQVSSMIFWGPPGVGKTTLARIIAERTQSHFVDFSAVTSGIKEIKEVMNKAELNRQMGEKTILFVDEIHRFNKAQQDAFLPFVEKGSIILIGATTENPSFEINAALLSRCKVFVLQALSTEDLMELLSRALKDPRGFGNYQVDLNDDLLWMIANFANGDARTALNTLEMVVLNGEKNGEEIHVTKEHLEQCINRKSLLYDKKGEEHYNLISALHKSMRNSDVQASIYWLARMLEAGEDPLYVARRVVRFASEDIGMADSRAMEVAVAAYQACHFNGMPECSVNLTQAVVYMALSPKSNALYMAYEAAKKDALEHLAEPVPLAIRNAPTSLMKELHYGEGYQYAHDTEEKLTTLQCLPDALLDRKYYVPTRQGRESRIEERMEQIEAWQKQHRKK; encoded by the coding sequence ATGGAACAGAAATCCTTGTTTGACGATCGCGATCTGAACAGTCCCCTGGCCAGCCGGCTGCGGCCGAAGGTGCTGGAAGAAGTTGCCGGACAAAAACATTTGTTGGGCGAAGGGAAAATTCTGCGGCAGCTGATCGAACAGGACCAGGTGTCCTCAATGATCTTCTGGGGTCCACCCGGGGTCGGCAAGACGACATTGGCGCGCATTATCGCCGAACGCACGCAGTCGCATTTTGTGGATTTCAGTGCGGTGACCAGCGGAATCAAAGAAATTAAAGAAGTCATGAATAAAGCAGAGCTGAACCGTCAGATGGGGGAGAAAACGATTCTGTTCGTCGATGAAATCCATCGCTTTAACAAGGCTCAGCAGGATGCGTTTCTGCCATTTGTGGAAAAGGGCAGCATCATTCTGATCGGCGCGACCACGGAAAATCCATCATTTGAGATCAACGCGGCGCTGCTTTCACGCTGTAAGGTCTTTGTGCTGCAGGCTTTATCTACCGAAGACTTAATGGAACTGCTGAGCCGGGCATTAAAGGACCCGCGGGGTTTTGGCAATTATCAGGTCGATCTCAACGATGATCTGTTGTGGATGATCGCCAACTTTGCCAACGGCGATGCCCGAACGGCACTGAATACGCTGGAAATGGTCGTGCTCAACGGTGAGAAGAACGGTGAGGAAATTCATGTAACAAAGGAACATCTGGAACAGTGCATCAACCGCAAATCCTTGTTATATGACAAAAAGGGCGAGGAACATTACAATTTGATCTCCGCGCTGCACAAGTCGATGCGCAACAGCGATGTCCAGGCTTCTATCTACTGGCTGGCACGGATGCTGGAAGCAGGCGAGGATCCGCTGTATGTGGCGCGCCGGGTTGTGCGGTTTGCCAGCGAGGATATCGGAATGGCGGACAGCCGGGCGATGGAGGTCGCGGTTGCGGCTTATCAGGCCTGTCATTTTAACGGTATGCCGGAGTGCAGCGTCAATCTGACGCAGGCCGTGGTGTATATGGCGCTTTCGCCCAAGTCCAATGCTTTGTATATGGCATATGAAGCGGCCAAGAAGGACGCGCTGGAGCATTTGGCGGAGCCGGTGCCGCTGGCGATCCGCAATGCCCCGACATCGTTGATGAAGGAGCTGCATTATGGCGAAGGGTATCAATATGCCCACGATACGGAAGAAAAACTGACAACCTTGCAGTGTCTTCCGGACGCATTGCTGGATCGGAAATATTATGTGCCGACCCGACAGGGACGGGAAAGCCGGATTGAAGAGCGCATGGAACAGATCGAAGCGTGGCAGAAGCAGCACCGTAAGAAATAA
- a CDS encoding 6-phospho-beta-glucosidase — translation MPLRKDFLWGGATAANQCEGAYNEGGRGLANVDVIPHGSERWAVVSGNRRMLDFEEGYYYPAKQAIDFYHHYKEDIRLFGEMGFKTYRMSIAWSRIYPQGDEEQPNEEGLRFYEEVFRECHRYGIEPLVTITHFDCPMHLIKAYGGWRNPKLVTFYKRLVTTLFTRYKGLVHYWLTFNEINVLLHGSFMGAGICFESDEDRFKTLYTAAHHELVASAWAVKIGHEIDPENKLGCMLAAGSYYPYSCKPEDVFAAQQENHKNYFFIDVQSRGAYPAYALKEFERHHFELPMSEEEKKLLKENTVDFISFSYYSSRVASSDPQLQGEGNMMKGVKNPYLEASQWGWQIDPLGLRITMNELYDRYQKPLFIVENGLGAMDVPDETGEIQDDYRIEYLRAHIQAMKDAVEQDGIDLLGYTTWGPIDLVSAGTGEMSKRYGFIYVDRDDFGQGTFQRSKKKSFAWYKKVIASNGEDLD, via the coding sequence ATGCCACTAAGAAAGGATTTTTTATGGGGCGGTGCAACGGCGGCGAACCAATGCGAAGGGGCTTATAATGAAGGTGGGCGCGGACTGGCCAACGTCGATGTCATTCCCCATGGCAGTGAACGCTGGGCTGTTGTTTCCGGCAATCGACGCATGCTTGATTTTGAAGAAGGCTATTATTATCCGGCCAAACAAGCCATTGACTTTTATCATCATTACAAAGAAGATATTCGGCTGTTCGGGGAGATGGGATTTAAGACCTATCGCATGAGCATCGCCTGGAGCCGGATTTATCCGCAGGGAGATGAAGAACAGCCCAATGAAGAAGGGCTGCGTTTCTATGAAGAGGTCTTCCGCGAATGTCACCGTTATGGCATTGAACCGTTAGTCACAATTACCCACTTTGATTGTCCAATGCATTTGATTAAGGCTTACGGCGGATGGCGGAATCCCAAGCTGGTAACCTTTTACAAGCGCTTGGTCACCACGTTATTTACGCGGTATAAAGGGTTGGTTCATTACTGGCTGACATTTAACGAGATTAACGTGCTGCTTCATGGTTCGTTTATGGGTGCCGGCATCTGTTTTGAATCTGATGAGGATCGATTTAAAACGCTCTATACTGCGGCGCATCATGAACTGGTCGCGAGTGCCTGGGCTGTGAAGATCGGACATGAAATTGATCCGGAAAACAAGCTGGGCTGCATGTTGGCGGCAGGCAGTTATTATCCTTATTCCTGTAAGCCAGAAGATGTGTTCGCTGCGCAGCAGGAAAATCATAAAAACTATTTTTTCATTGACGTTCAGAGCCGTGGAGCCTATCCTGCTTACGCCTTAAAAGAATTTGAACGGCACCATTTTGAATTGCCGATGAGTGAGGAAGAGAAGAAACTGCTGAAAGAAAATACGGTCGATTTCATTTCCTTCAGCTACTATTCTTCCCGTGTTGCCAGCAGTGATCCGCAGCTCCAAGGGGAAGGCAATATGATGAAAGGAGTTAAAAACCCCTATCTGGAAGCTTCGCAATGGGGCTGGCAGATCGATCCGCTGGGCTTACGGATCACCATGAATGAGTTATATGACCGCTATCAGAAACCGCTGTTCATTGTGGAAAACGGTTTAGGGGCCATGGATGTTCCGGATGAAACCGGTGAGATTCAAGATGACTATCGAATTGAATATTTGCGTGCGCATATTCAGGCGATGAAGGATGCGGTTGAACAGGATGGAATTGATTTATTAGGCTATACGACCTGGGGGCCGATTGATCTGGTATCCGCCGGAACGGGTGAAATGTCCAAACGTTATGGATTCATTTATGTCGATCGCGATGATTTCGGTCAGGGGACATTTCAGCGGTCTAAAAAGAAATCTTTTGCCTGGTATAAAAAGGTTATTGCCTCCAACGGCGAAGACTTAGACTGA